A DNA window from Paraclostridium bifermentans contains the following coding sequences:
- a CDS encoding TetR/AcrR family transcriptional regulator, which yields MEFEHKDDIRNTIITEASKLFIQQGYTKTTIRQIAQVCNLGRGHLYYYFKKKEDIVLYLYKNLIEKIYFHTKRSSSESIDPLLSYAITQYIYIKTIATNQSLFRVYIEASEIDSVRKEYLKTLGEILKANLRELNFDFKENDISLSIVIGSAGEDELLRRFYKNDINLTLDEIIESTIKTRLLLLNISQEKVIQIISHTKEATNNIEISEIIKNINILDI from the coding sequence GTGGAGTTCGAACACAAGGATGACATTAGAAACACAATAATAACTGAGGCATCTAAGCTTTTTATTCAACAGGGGTATACAAAAACAACAATAAGGCAAATAGCACAAGTCTGTAATTTAGGTAGAGGTCATTTATACTACTATTTTAAGAAAAAAGAAGATATTGTTTTATATCTTTACAAAAACTTAATCGAAAAAATTTATTTTCACACAAAGAGATCAAGTAGTGAGTCTATAGATCCTCTGCTTAGTTATGCTATAACCCAATATATATACATAAAGACTATAGCAACTAACCAATCTTTATTTAGAGTTTACATAGAAGCATCTGAAATAGACTCAGTAAGAAAAGAATATCTTAAAACTCTAGGTGAAATATTAAAAGCTAATTTAAGAGAGTTAAATTTTGATTTTAAAGAAAATGATATAAGTCTAAGCATTGTAATTGGTTCAGCTGGGGAAGATGAACTTTTGCGTAGATTTTATAAAAATGATATTAACTTAACACTAGATGAAATTATTGAAAGTACAATAAAAACTAGGCTTTTGCTATTAAATATCAGCCAAGAAAAAGTAATTCAAATTATTTCACACACTAAAGAAGCAACTAATAATATAGAAATTAGTGAAATAATAAAAAACATAAATATACTTGACATATAG
- the htpG gene encoding molecular chaperone HtpG: MENKKGNISIHTENIFPIIKKWLYSDKDIFVRELISNGCDAINKYKKLVSLGEIENKQDQDYKINVTIDKDNSTLIFEDNGIGMTEEEVEKYINQVAFSGAEDFVNKYKDKMSEENDIIGHFGLGFYSAFMVSSKVQIDTLSYKEGAQAVKWVSEGQTEYELSASEDRKSRGTTITLFLADDSKEFLEEYTVRSIIDKYCSFLPVNIYLDVKDSSKEKDENSENEIKALNDTYPLWLKSPKDCTDDEYKEFYRKVFNTFDEPLFWIHLNVDYPFNLKGILYFPKLKNEFELIEGKVKLYNNQVFVADNIKEVIPEFLLLLKGVIDCPDLPLNVSRSFLQNDKDVSKISKHIIKKVADKLKSLYKNERENFERFWDDIQVFIKFGCLKDEGFYDKIKDILLFKDINSNYITLNDYLEKCKEKHENKVFYVSDEEQQSQYIKLFKDYDLDAVILDSSIDNHFISFIEFKNQGVTFNRIDADLSDVLKDKNEEENKENKTEIENLFKEYVKDKVKGYSVESLKSEDTTAIILVSEQSRRMAEMKSQFAGMDLGMSFEEEKTLVINDNSPIIKKLVSLKDDESKKDQIELICNQIVDVALLANKELDAKELDEFISRNNKLMNMLIGL, from the coding sequence ATGGAAAATAAAAAAGGAAACATATCAATACATACAGAAAACATATTTCCTATAATAAAAAAGTGGTTATATTCTGATAAGGATATATTTGTAAGAGAACTTATAAGTAATGGTTGTGATGCAATAAATAAATACAAAAAATTAGTATCGCTAGGGGAAATAGAAAATAAACAAGATCAAGATTATAAAATTAATGTAACAATAGACAAAGATAATTCAACTCTTATATTTGAAGACAATGGAATCGGGATGACTGAAGAAGAGGTTGAAAAATATATAAATCAAGTTGCATTTTCAGGAGCTGAAGACTTTGTAAATAAATATAAAGATAAAATGAGCGAAGAAAATGATATTATTGGACACTTTGGATTAGGTTTTTATTCAGCATTTATGGTATCTAGCAAAGTTCAAATAGATACTTTATCGTATAAAGAAGGTGCTCAAGCTGTAAAATGGGTAAGTGAAGGTCAAACAGAATATGAACTTTCAGCAAGTGAAGATAGAAAATCAAGAGGTACTACTATAACTTTATTTTTAGCTGATGATAGCAAAGAGTTTTTAGAAGAATATACAGTAAGAAGCATAATAGACAAATATTGTTCATTCTTACCTGTAAATATTTATTTAGATGTTAAAGATAGCTCTAAAGAAAAAGATGAAAATAGTGAAAATGAAATAAAAGCATTAAATGATACTTATCCTTTATGGTTAAAATCTCCAAAAGATTGCACAGATGATGAATATAAAGAGTTTTACAGAAAAGTATTCAATACATTTGATGAACCGTTATTCTGGATACATCTAAACGTAGACTATCCATTTAATTTAAAAGGAATATTGTATTTCCCTAAATTAAAAAATGAATTTGAACTTATAGAAGGTAAAGTTAAATTATATAATAACCAAGTTTTCGTTGCAGATAACATAAAAGAAGTTATACCAGAGTTCTTATTGTTACTAAAAGGTGTAATAGATTGCCCAGATTTACCATTAAATGTATCAAGAAGTTTCTTACAAAATGATAAGGATGTAAGTAAAATATCTAAGCATATAATTAAAAAAGTTGCAGATAAATTAAAATCACTTTATAAAAATGAAAGAGAAAACTTTGAAAGATTCTGGGATGATATACAAGTATTTATTAAGTTTGGATGCTTAAAAGACGAAGGATTCTATGATAAGATAAAAGACATCTTATTATTTAAAGATATAAATTCAAATTATATTACACTTAATGATTACTTAGAAAAATGTAAGGAAAAACATGAAAATAAAGTATTCTACGTAAGTGATGAGGAACAACAATCACAATATATTAAGTTATTTAAAGATTATGATTTAGATGCAGTTATACTAGATTCTAGTATAGATAATCACTTTATATCTTTTATAGAATTTAAAAATCAAGGAGTTACATTTAATAGAATAGATGCAGATTTATCAGATGTTTTAAAAGACAAAAATGAAGAAGAAAATAAAGAAAATAAAACAGAAATAGAAAACTTATTTAAAGAATATGTTAAAGATAAAGTAAAAGGTTATTCGGTAGAAAGCTTAAAAAGTGAAGACACTACAGCTATAATACTAGTTTCAGAACAATCTAGAAGAATGGCTGAAATGAAATCTCAATTTGCAGGAATGGATCTTGGAATGAGCTTTGAAGAAGAAAAAACTTTAGTTATAAATGACAATAGTCCTATAATTAAAAAGTTAGTATCTTTAAAAGATGATGAAAGTAAAAAAGATCAAATCGAGTTAATATGTAATCAAATTGTAGATGTTGCATTACTTGCAAATAAAGAATTAGACGCTAAAGAATTAGATGAGTTTATAAGCAGAAATAATAAACTTATGAATATGTTAATAGGGTTATAG
- a CDS encoding efflux RND transporter permease subunit: protein MRGLSKQIAKRSKLILVIAILLLVPSAIGFLNTDINYDILSYLPDNLSTTQAEKILKDEFDCGSLAMLIVENMEDKDVSKLKEKLTKVEGVKDVLWVDDVVDLSVPRELLPKDVTDLLYTENSTLMVIKLEEGSAALKTLNAVEEIRTVTGKQAFLSGMASIIKDTKDISDKETPLYVVVAVILTLIVLSFTMDSYVTPFIFLLSIGFAIIYNFGSNIIFGEISYLTKALSAVLQLGVTMDYSIFLLHRYDEERDKYDSHIDAMAVAISNTTTAVFGSSLTTIAGFLALCAMDLALGMDMGLVMAKGVLLGVICTVTILPALILVFDKQIHKYKHKPILPTFKKSSKIVVKHYKLLVVLFLLMFIPSVIGSSNAKVYYNLDESLPDDLPSIVSTNKLKDDYKMNSTNIILVKDSLDSYKVDQMIKEIENLDGINSVVALEKVIGPAIVEDILPNDLISSVKSGGYEQLIVNSEYRAATDEAGVQIDKLNNIVHKYDRDGLVGGEAPLTDDLIKIADTDFKKVSLVSIIAIFVIISIVFKSLSLPILLVLAIESAIFINLGIPYYTGTVEPFIASIVIGTIQLGATVDYAILLTSRFKEELAVNDNKFEAMTASIQSSARSIVTSALSFFSATIGVGLISKLEMISALCSLMARGAIISMFIIIFMLPAILLVCHKFIIKTSKGFVTPQPKNLNKGEI, encoded by the coding sequence ATGAGGGGATTGTCAAAGCAAATAGCTAAAAGAAGTAAGTTGATTTTAGTAATAGCTATACTATTATTAGTTCCATCGGCAATTGGCTTTTTAAACACAGACATAAACTATGATATCTTAAGTTATTTACCAGATAATTTATCGACAACTCAGGCCGAAAAAATACTTAAAGATGAGTTTGATTGCGGTTCTTTAGCTATGTTAATAGTTGAAAACATGGAAGATAAAGATGTATCTAAACTCAAAGAAAAATTAACTAAAGTTGAAGGTGTAAAAGATGTTTTGTGGGTTGATGATGTTGTAGATTTATCAGTACCTAGAGAACTTCTACCAAAAGATGTTACAGATTTATTGTATACTGAAAATTCAACTCTTATGGTTATTAAATTAGAAGAAGGTTCTGCAGCTCTTAAAACATTAAATGCTGTAGAGGAAATCAGAACAGTTACAGGAAAACAAGCATTTCTAAGTGGTATGGCAAGTATCATAAAAGACACTAAAGACATTTCAGATAAAGAAACTCCATTATATGTAGTAGTTGCTGTAATACTTACATTAATAGTTTTAAGTTTTACAATGGATTCATATGTTACTCCATTTATATTTTTACTTAGTATAGGATTTGCGATAATCTATAATTTTGGTAGTAATATAATATTTGGTGAAATTTCTTATTTAACTAAAGCACTAAGTGCTGTATTGCAACTTGGAGTTACCATGGATTACTCCATATTCTTACTTCACAGGTATGATGAAGAAAGAGATAAATACGATAGCCACATAGATGCAATGGCAGTAGCTATTTCAAATACAACAACAGCAGTATTCGGTAGTTCATTAACTACAATTGCAGGATTTTTAGCTCTTTGTGCAATGGACTTAGCTCTTGGAATGGATATGGGCTTAGTTATGGCAAAAGGAGTTTTACTGGGAGTTATATGTACAGTTACTATACTTCCTGCTCTTATACTAGTCTTTGATAAACAAATTCACAAATACAAACACAAACCAATTTTACCTACATTTAAAAAATCATCAAAAATAGTTGTTAAACATTACAAATTATTAGTAGTTTTATTTTTATTGATGTTTATACCATCTGTAATCGGTTCATCAAATGCAAAAGTTTATTACAACCTAGACGAATCTTTACCTGATGATTTACCGTCTATAGTTTCTACAAACAAATTAAAAGATGACTACAAAATGAATAGTACCAATATCATTTTGGTTAAAGATTCACTTGATTCTTATAAAGTTGACCAAATGATTAAAGAAATTGAGAATTTAGATGGAATAAATTCAGTTGTTGCACTTGAAAAAGTAATAGGCCCTGCAATAGTTGAAGATATACTTCCAAATGATTTAATAAGTTCAGTTAAGTCTGGCGGATACGAACAACTCATAGTAAATTCAGAATATCGAGCTGCAACAGATGAGGCTGGAGTTCAAATAGATAAACTAAATAACATAGTTCATAAATACGATAGAGATGGTCTAGTTGGAGGAGAAGCACCTTTAACTGATGACCTTATAAAAATTGCTGACACAGATTTTAAGAAAGTAAGTTTAGTATCTATAATAGCTATATTTGTAATTATATCAATAGTATTTAAATCACTTTCTCTACCTATTTTATTAGTTTTAGCCATTGAGTCAGCTATATTTATAAACCTTGGAATACCTTACTATACAGGTACTGTAGAACCTTTTATCGCATCAATAGTAATAGGTACTATCCAACTTGGTGCAACCGTTGACTATGCAATACTTCTAACTTCTAGGTTTAAAGAAGAATTAGCTGTAAATGATAATAAGTTTGAAGCTATGACAGCTTCAATACAAAGCAGTGCAAGATCAATTGTAACAAGTGCTTTATCATTCTTCTCCGCTACAATAGGTGTTGGACTTATTTCTAAACTAGAAATGATAAGTGCATTATGTTCACTTATGGCAAGAGGAGCTATCATAAGTATGTTTATAATCATTTTTATGCTTCCTGCAATTTTATTAGTTTGCCACAAATTTATAATAAAAACTAGTAAAGGGTTTGTGACTCCACAACCTAAAAATTTAAATAAGGGGGAAATATAA
- a CDS encoding sigma-54-dependent Fis family transcriptional regulator: MGDYINFIENAWKKFINTGEVDLSIRKDIRDSWIRCKSYGVDYNNGCGSVKHDNIKYLIEKNSELISVSKPIMEGIYSMVSGSGFAIMLADKDGYIIEVIGDKDIMDRANELNFLKGELWTESIVGTNAIGTAIYLNKPIQTIGAEHYGKNQHSWTCSASPIYDEDNNLIGCINMSGNYYDAHSHTLGIVTAAAKSIQNQLALTLSYKLLNITFDSISQGMIVVNQDLSIKKINGRALKILNISLDNLIKVNVENILKDIDFYEILNEDKRVTNVECDFYINSNRIKCVVNITTLNTHGNNTGFVITFNEAKKVHKLVNKVVGYKAQYKFEDIITENEKMKAMISFAKKISKTDCNILIEGESGTGKELVAQSIHNFSERKNGPFVAINCASIPRELVESELFGYEKGAFTGASKEGHPGKFELADGGTIFLDEIGELPLDTQSKLLRVLDNGKVIRVGGTYEKQLDVRIIGATNRILKNEIAIKNFREDLYYRLSVMNINTIPLRERIDDIDVLVNYFVEKLNHKNKSNNVEVSYSYIQELKKYNWPGNIRELRNIIERDYYLSEKNLISISRLDNINMFKDEENKEKEIIPLDCLEKKAIQEAMKKCNGNMVMVSKLLNIGRSTLYRKINKYNIMYQNETENI; this comes from the coding sequence ATGGGAGATTATATAAATTTTATTGAAAATGCGTGGAAGAAATTTATTAATACAGGGGAAGTTGATTTAAGCATTAGAAAAGATATAAGAGATTCTTGGATAAGATGTAAGTCTTATGGAGTTGATTACAATAATGGTTGTGGAAGTGTAAAGCATGATAATATTAAATATTTAATAGAAAAAAATAGTGAGCTTATTTCTGTATCAAAACCTATTATGGAAGGTATATATAGTATGGTTTCAGGTTCAGGATTTGCAATTATGTTAGCTGATAAGGATGGATATATTATCGAAGTTATTGGGGATAAGGATATAATGGATAGGGCTAACGAGCTGAACTTTTTAAAGGGAGAGCTATGGACTGAGAGTATAGTTGGGACAAATGCAATAGGAACAGCTATATATCTTAATAAACCTATACAAACAATAGGAGCAGAGCATTATGGTAAAAATCAACATTCTTGGACTTGTTCTGCATCTCCAATTTATGATGAAGACAATAACTTAATAGGGTGTATAAATATGTCTGGAAATTATTATGATGCACATTCACATACGCTAGGAATTGTAACAGCTGCAGCTAAGTCAATTCAAAATCAATTAGCTTTAACTCTTTCATATAAATTACTAAACATTACTTTTGACTCTATATCACAAGGTATGATTGTTGTTAATCAAGATTTAAGTATAAAGAAAATAAATGGAAGAGCTTTAAAAATATTAAATATATCATTAGATAATTTAATAAAGGTAAATGTTGAAAATATATTAAAAGATATAGATTTTTATGAGATTTTAAATGAAGATAAAAGAGTAACTAATGTAGAATGCGATTTTTATATTAATTCTAATAGAATAAAGTGTGTAGTAAATATAACTACATTAAATACACATGGCAACAACACTGGTTTTGTAATAACTTTTAATGAAGCAAAAAAAGTTCATAAATTAGTAAACAAAGTAGTAGGATATAAAGCTCAATATAAGTTTGAAGATATAATAACTGAAAATGAAAAAATGAAAGCTATGATTTCTTTTGCAAAGAAGATATCAAAGACAGATTGCAACATATTGATAGAAGGGGAAAGTGGAACAGGAAAAGAATTAGTTGCTCAATCAATACATAATTTTAGTGAAAGAAAAAATGGACCTTTTGTTGCTATAAACTGTGCATCTATACCTAGAGAATTAGTTGAAAGTGAACTATTTGGATACGAAAAAGGAGCATTTACTGGAGCATCAAAGGAAGGTCATCCAGGAAAGTTTGAATTAGCTGATGGAGGGACTATATTTTTAGATGAAATAGGGGAATTACCACTAGATACACAAAGTAAATTACTTAGAGTTTTAGATAATGGAAAAGTTATTAGAGTTGGTGGGACATATGAAAAGCAACTTGATGTAAGAATTATTGGAGCAACAAATAGGATACTAAAAAATGAAATAGCTATAAAGAACTTTAGAGAAGATTTATATTATAGGTTAAGTGTAATGAATATAAACACTATTCCTTTAAGAGAAAGAATAGATGATATAGATGTGCTAGTTAATTACTTTGTAGAAAAATTAAATCATAAGAACAAAAGTAATAATGTAGAGGTTAGTTATTCATATATACAGGAATTAAAAAAATATAATTGGCCAGGAAATATAAGAGAGCTTAGAAATATAATAGAAAGAGATTATTATCTAAGTGAAAAAAACTTAATAAGCATAAGTAGATTAGATAATATAAATATGTTTAAGGATGAAGAAAACAAAGAAAAAGAAATCATACCTTTAGATTGTTTAGAGAAAAAAGCCATACAAGAAGCTATGAAAAAGTGCAATGGAAACATGGTTATGGTATCTAAATTATTAAATATAGGAAGATCCACATTATATAGAAAAATTAATAAATATAATATAATGTATCAAAATGAAACAGAAAATATATAG
- a CDS encoding peptide MFS transporter yields the protein MSTTAVKKKNKFPMGFYICATTFAFERAAYYASKYLIYIFLITAVVKGGLGIEKGQAAMMQANLVAFTYLSPIIGGYISDRWIGARYTIPLGMFIMGAGYYVGSIATSSSMVGLMVILVAIGTAFFKGNVSAVNGQLFKNQEELDSAFSVQYSFVNIGSFVGTTAVGVLYAQTFAKNGVLGFSQCFFLAAILCAIGGLWFIFGWRFLGDAGKRPFKEGVVAEKTEAKDNTPLTRTDKKRIWAIVLVSAFSVLFWLFWYLTYLAVYDYGAAFVDMNVGGFDVPLAWFDSLNALTCIVLGPIFAALWLKLSKRPQGDISLFKKTGLGFIFLGLSFFMLVGAEFARGIGAPDTAKASILWIVAFGVLLSMGEMFFSPLGNSFVSKYAPKRVLAVLMGVWTFATFVAGKSYGYLYDFTLKFDMITVYTVIPVILFVAAALLFIFDKKLNSLVEDEESNGKEKSIA from the coding sequence ATGAGTACAACAGCAGTGAAGAAAAAAAATAAATTTCCAATGGGATTTTATATTTGTGCAACTACATTTGCATTTGAGAGAGCAGCTTACTATGCTTCAAAATATCTAATCTATATTTTCTTAATTACAGCAGTAGTTAAGGGTGGTTTAGGTATAGAAAAAGGTCAAGCAGCTATGATGCAAGCAAACCTTGTAGCATTTACTTATCTTTCACCTATAATAGGTGGATATATATCTGATAGATGGATAGGTGCTAGATATACGATACCTTTAGGTATGTTTATTATGGGGGCAGGTTATTATGTAGGATCAATAGCCACATCATCATCTATGGTAGGTTTAATGGTTATTTTAGTAGCAATTGGGACAGCGTTTTTCAAAGGAAATGTTTCAGCTGTAAATGGACAATTGTTTAAGAATCAAGAAGAGCTAGACTCAGCTTTCTCTGTTCAATATTCATTTGTTAATATAGGTTCTTTTGTAGGAACTACAGCAGTTGGAGTTTTATATGCTCAAACATTTGCTAAAAATGGAGTTTTAGGATTCTCTCAATGTTTCTTCCTTGCAGCAATCTTATGTGCTATAGGTGGATTATGGTTTATATTTGGATGGAGATTCTTAGGAGATGCAGGAAAGAGACCTTTCAAAGAAGGTGTTGTTGCTGAAAAAACTGAGGCTAAGGATAATACACCTTTAACTCGTACAGATAAAAAGAGAATATGGGCTATAGTTTTAGTTTCTGCTTTCTCTGTACTATTCTGGTTATTCTGGTATTTAACTTACCTTGCAGTTTATGATTATGGTGCAGCATTCGTTGATATGAATGTTGGAGGATTTGATGTACCTTTAGCTTGGTTTGACTCATTAAATGCATTAACTTGTATAGTGTTAGGTCCAATATTTGCAGCTTTATGGTTAAAGCTTTCAAAGAGACCTCAAGGGGATATAAGTTTATTTAAGAAAACTGGTTTAGGATTTATATTCTTAGGATTATCATTCTTTATGCTAGTTGGAGCAGAGTTTGCAAGAGGAATAGGTGCTCCTGACACAGCTAAGGCTAGTATACTTTGGATAGTTGCATTTGGAGTTTTACTAAGTATGGGAGAGATGTTCTTCTCACCACTTGGAAACTCATTTGTAAGTAAGTATGCTCCTAAGAGAGTATTAGCAGTTTTAATGGGAGTTTGGACTTTCGCAACTTTCGTTGCTGGAAAGAGTTACGGATATTTATATGACTTTACTTTAAAATTCGATATGATAACTGTATACACTGTTATACCTGTTATATTATTCGTTGCAGCTGCATTACTATTTATCTTTGATAAGAAGTTAAATAGTCTTGTTGAAGATGAAGAATCTAATGGAAAAGAAAAGTCTATAGCATAG
- a CDS encoding GGDEF domain-containing protein — translation MKKIFICVLVIAFISLGVIAIDGIYDNIYTIRLINTENEKMVGDLSEQDINVYEGKIKNELKNELNQKLLKNKKNIKKSYYALGKIESLKRNYKQSNYYLIKSIGYMENKNSEVDFKIYRNLSFNAIRTNDINQFKKYFKEAKKIAIKSNLNDELSNFYYSLSRMNLRYKGNVCDSIDLMKKAIKLESTDKTKMAEYNFLASLYRSNGQFSLSLTYVMQGWKIAYENKDYENMCKAIINLGENYYVQENYKKAAYVYESILKDDKFKMNDKNLSVIGYLMESYFKLNENEKAEKLKVKYEEITNKLEPTEKNKELIWLYMVYSNVKLDQGNLKVSKEYLDKAKKLYNENSLNAYPNSDLYLKKLEIGNDYKDDSNITYSQTLESYNELLNEIKKRGIKSDIYITVLKDIINLTEENNDYKNIIKYNEILDEYENKSENAESTDTIFFDLQAKIYKESQKSQNLKLLFSIILLALISILALIVAIKNSKINRLNKDLEEISIKDPLTDVYNKRHFYNVLERLSNDKKEITFIMIDIDYFKAFNDNYGHLKGDEVLKKVAKILESTFSEDYVFRYGGEEFAIVSEGNLKENLLSISILRDKLYKANIKHDFSEASDRVTLSIGIKCGKIASKEDVEQIITDADERLYKSKTNGRNRYTCF, via the coding sequence ATGAAAAAAATATTTATATGTGTATTAGTTATAGCATTTATATCTTTGGGAGTTATAGCTATAGATGGTATATATGATAATATATACACCATTCGATTAATAAACACTGAAAATGAAAAAATGGTAGGGGATTTATCTGAACAAGATATAAATGTATATGAAGGTAAAATAAAAAATGAATTAAAAAATGAGCTTAATCAGAAGCTCCTAAAAAATAAAAAAAATATTAAAAAGAGTTATTATGCTTTGGGGAAAATAGAGTCATTGAAAAGAAATTATAAACAATCAAATTACTACCTAATAAAATCTATTGGATATATGGAAAATAAAAATAGTGAGGTAGATTTTAAAATATATAGAAATTTATCGTTTAATGCTATTCGTACAAATGATATTAATCAATTTAAAAAATACTTTAAAGAAGCTAAAAAAATTGCAATTAAATCAAATTTAAATGATGAACTATCAAATTTTTACTATTCACTATCAAGGATGAATTTAAGATATAAAGGAAACGTATGCGATAGTATTGATTTAATGAAAAAAGCTATAAAATTAGAAAGTACAGATAAAACAAAAATGGCAGAATATAATTTTTTGGCATCTTTATATAGGTCTAACGGGCAATTTAGCTTATCTTTAACTTATGTTATGCAGGGGTGGAAAATTGCATATGAGAATAAAGACTATGAAAATATGTGTAAAGCAATTATAAATTTAGGTGAAAATTATTATGTTCAAGAAAATTATAAAAAAGCCGCATATGTATACGAGTCTATTCTTAAGGATGATAAGTTTAAAATGAATGATAAAAACTTGTCAGTAATAGGGTATTTAATGGAATCTTATTTTAAGCTAAATGAAAATGAAAAAGCAGAAAAGTTAAAAGTTAAGTATGAAGAGATTACAAATAAATTAGAACCTACCGAAAAAAATAAAGAATTAATATGGCTTTACATGGTCTATTCAAATGTTAAATTAGATCAAGGTAATCTAAAAGTATCTAAAGAATACTTAGATAAAGCTAAGAAATTGTATAATGAAAATTCTTTAAATGCGTATCCTAATTCAGACTTATATTTAAAAAAGTTAGAGATTGGAAATGATTATAAAGATGATTCAAATATCACATATTCACAAACTCTAGAAAGTTATAATGAGTTGTTAAATGAAATTAAAAAAAGAGGTATAAAATCAGATATATATATAACTGTATTAAAAGATATAATTAATTTGACGGAAGAAAATAATGATTACAAGAACATTATAAAGTATAATGAAATTTTAGATGAATACGAAAATAAATCTGAAAATGCAGAATCTACAGATACAATATTTTTTGATTTACAAGCTAAAATATATAAAGAAAGCCAAAAATCTCAAAATCTTAAATTATTATTTTCTATAATTTTATTAGCATTAATTTCTATACTTGCACTTATAGTAGCTATAAAAAATAGCAAGATAAATAGGCTAAATAAAGATTTAGAAGAAATATCTATAAAAGATCCTTTAACCGATGTATATAATAAGAGACATTTTTACAATGTATTAGAAAGACTTTCAAACGATAAAAAAGAAATTACTTTTATAATGATAGATATAGATTATTTCAAAGCTTTTAATGATAATTATGGACACTTAAAAGGTGATGAAGTATTAAAAAAAGTAGCTAAAATACTTGAAAGTACATTTAGTGAAGATTATGTATTTAGGTATGGAGGCGAAGAGTTTGCTATTGTTTCAGAAGGGAATCTAAAGGAAAATTTACTATCAATAAGTATTTTAAGAGACAAGTTGTATAAAGCAAATATAAAACATGATTTTTCCGAAGCAAGTGATAGAGTTACTCTTAGTATTGGAATTAAATGTGGGAAAATAGCATCTAAAGAAGATGTAGAACAAATTATAACAGATGCGGATGAAAGATTATATAAATCCAAAACAAATGGAAGAAATAGATATACTTGCTTTTAA